The Gordonia iterans DNA window TTCCCACGAGCACGCTGCTGGCGTTGCGCAGCGAAGTGAGCAGGCTCGGCTTCCACACCTGTTTGTTCCTCACCTCCCCGACGACCGGTGGCCGAAGCGACTACACCCCGCTGTGCCGCGTGGCCTGACCTCCCCGCGCGGCGCCGGTGATTCAGCACACCGGAACGTTGGCAGCGAGGCCTCCCAGCGACGTCTCCTTGTACTTCGCGTGCATGTCAGCGCCCACCTGAGCCATCGTCGTGACCGCCGTATCCAGCGACACCCGGTTGCGCGGTTCACCTTCGGCTAACGTCAACATCGCTGCCTGCACCGCGGTGACCGCCGCGATCGCGTTGCGTTCTATGCACGGGACCTGGACCAGCCCGGCGACCGGATCGCAGGTGAGACCCAGGTGGTGCTCGATCCCGATCTCCGCGGCTTTGCCCACCTGCGCCGGGGTTCCGCCGAGGGCCGAACAGAGCGCGCCCGCCGCCATCGCACAGGCGGTGCCGACCTCTCCCTGGCAGCCGATTTCCGCGCCCGAGACCGACGCGCCGGCCTTGACGATCGCGCCGATCGCGCTGGCCGTCAGCAGCATGCCGACGGCGCCCTGTGCCCCTGCCCCGGCCGACCTCAGGTAGAAGTCCACGACGGCAGGAATGATGCCTGCCGCACCGTTCGTCGGCGCCGTCGCGACCCGGCGCCCAGCCGCGTTCTCCTCACTGACCGCCATCGCAGCGGCGTGCAGTCGCGAGAGCTCGGACACTGCTACCGGAGCGCCACCGGTGACCGCCGCGGTGAGACGCGGAGCTCGTCGCCGCAGTGCCAGGCTCCCCGGCAGGATGGAGTCGCTGGCGCTCGCGCCACGCTCGATGGCCGCATTCATCACCCCCCACACTCGTACGAGATGGTCGTCGGGACGGCGACCACGCGCCTCTTCGTTCTGCCGCACCACCTCGTCGATCGTCATCGAGTGACGCTCACAGATTTCGACGAGCTCAACGAAGCTGCCGAAATGCCACGGAATCGCACGCCGAGAGCCCGCCTGGTGCTCGCCCTCCATGAGTACCGTGCCTCCGCCGACCGACAGATACCGCCGCAGCAACAGCGGCCGCCCGTCGCCGTCGTAGGCGGCGATGTCGATCGCATTCGGGTGCCCCGCAGACCGGTCCTTCGGATCGAGCCGCACATCCTCTGGCCGCAACAGGAGGGGGCCGGCAGGCGAACGCACCCACGGATCCTCCGCCAACCGGTCCCATTGCCCCCGCACCAGGAGAGGGTCACAGTCCTCTGACCGCCACCCACGGAGTCCGGCTATCACGGCATCCGGTGTCCCATGGCCGACCCCGGTGGCGCCGAGTGCGCCAAGCAGGCGAACGGACACGCGATGGGGTCTGGGCCGACCTGGCAGACCGGCCAGCTCATCGACGAACGCACGCGCGGCCCGCATCGGCCCGACGGTGTGGCTGCTCGACGGTCCGATTCCGATTTTGAACAGGTCGTCCACTGATACATCACATGGACATTGTTCTGCCGTACACCATGAATTATTCAGCACACTTTGAGTGTATTACTGACGAAGTATCTCCGCATGCCCCAGCTAGATAGGTTGTTTCCTGGATGTTAACGACTGTTCGCATCAGATTTCTGGATCTACAGTTCCTACCGCACAGCTGTAGATTTTAGATACACCACAGATCTAGCCACAGGAGTTCCCATGCCAAGGAGCAATCCAGGGATCGTCGAAGAACTCACGATCCAACCCGTGCCCGCCGACCAGCGAACCGGCACCGCACGACATCTGTTCGCCGTCTGGTTCGGCGTTCAGGTGATGCCGTTGACCCTGGTGACCGGCGTGCTCGGGCCGACCGTCTTCGGATTGGGCGCCGCATCCTCGATCATCGCCATCGTCATCGGCAATCTGATCGGGGCCTTCTTCATGGCGCTGCACTCGGTACAGGGCGCCAAACTCGGAGTGCCGCAGATGATTCAGGCCCGGGCACAGTTCGGCTTCTACGGATCGTTACTGGTGATCGCCGTGGTCATCCTCATGTACCTGGGCTTCCTGGCCTCGATCATCGTGCTCGCCGCCGACACCCTGATCGCGCTGTTCCCGGATCTGGGCACCATCCCGGCCCTGGCCGTCAGCACCCTGATCACCCTGATGGTCGTCGTCTTCGGGTACGAGGTCATCCACCGCGTCAACCGGATCCTGCTGGGACTCTTCGCACTGGCGGTGCTCCTCATCGCCGTGTACGTCGCGGTCTCTGCCGGCCAGGAGCCCGCCGAAGTCGGCTCGTTCTCGCTCGTCGGCTTCATCGGAATGGCATCGACGGCCGCCATCTGGCAGATCGCGTACGCGCCTTATGTGTCCGACTATTCCCGATACCTCCCGAAGGACACCTCACCACGTGCCGCGTTCGGCTACACCTACGGCGGTGCCGTCATCGGCGCGATTCCGATGATGATCCTCGGCTCGCTACTGGTGACCGTCGCCGGCGGCGCCGGTTCCGTCGCTCAGCTGACCGACATGATGCCGGGGCCGATCAGCGCGTTCGTTCTGATCATGCTGTTCCTCGGGGCGATCGACGCCGCCGTGATCAACCTCTATGGACCTGCGCTCTGTTCACTGTCTGTCGCCCAGACCTTCCGCCCCAGCTGGTCGCCGGGACCTGCCGCCCGAAACACCGTGGCCGCAGCCATCGCCGGGGTGGCGTTCTTCGTGGCCATGATGTTCGCCGACGACTTCCTCGTGAACTACTCGAACTTCATTCACTTCCTGATGTGCCTGCTGATCCCGTGGAGCATCGTGAACCTGGTCGACTACTACCTCGTCTCACACGGCCGGTACGACGTTCAGGCGTTCAACGATCCCAACGCCGGTTACGGCAAGTTCAACGTTCCGGCATTACTCACCTACGTCATCGGCTTCTGCGCTCAGCTCCCCTTCATGGCCGGCGCCTTCTACACCGGCTGGGTCTCAGAACGCATGAACTCCGCGGACCTGTCCTGGCTGGTCGGCTCCGTGGTGAGCCTCGTGGTCTACCTCGTGCTAGTGCGCCGGACCACCACCAGCCCGACTCTGCCGGCGAAGACCCCGACCTTCGTCTGAGCCACCCCATCGAACCCCAAGGAGGACACTTCCATGACTACGAGCACAGAACTGCTCGTCGGCGACGGCACCGATCGCCAGCGCCTGATGAACAGCACCTGGACGCACCACATCCCCACACCGTTCGCCCAGGGCTGGAGGGTGGGGCGGCTGGTGTTCACCGGCGGGCAGCTGTCGGCAGACGAGCACGGCAATGTCGTCGGAGCAGGCGACATCGAGGTGCAGACGCGCAACGTCTTCGATTCGCTCACCTCCGTTCTGCACGAGGCCGGCGCCACCTGGAACGACGTGGTGAAGCTCAACACCTACTACTGCTTCGACGGGAGCGGAGACGAGGTTCAGCAGAACTGGGAAACCATGACCCGGGTTCGGATGGAGTACCTGCCCGACGAAGGGCCCGCCGGAACCGGAGTTCGAGTGGCCGGGCTCATGTACGACGGCTTCCTCATCGAAGTCGAGGCCATCGCCGTCATCGCCGGCTGACGCCTGAGCACTCGCCACCCAAACCCCACCCATCTCTCGACTTCAAAGGAACGATTCACGATGACCTCCCTTACCCCAGCAACCACGTCACTGTCTCCAGAGACCGCCGCACGGCTCCGCGTGGACATGGTCACGTCCCAGCTCTCGGGGCCGACCGACCACCTGCTCACCGGCGAGCAGTACAAGGCCTCACTGCGCGACGGCCGCCGGATCATCAGTTCCGCCGGTGAGGAAATCAGCGACGTCACCACCCACCCGGACCTGCGGGCAGTCAACACCCTTGCCGCAGTCCAGGACGCACAGCTCGACCCCGAACTGCGCGACACGCTCACCTATGTCGGAGACGACGGCGGACGACGAGCGATCGGCTGGCAGGTGCCGCGCACCCGCGCCGACCTGCTCGCCAAACGCGAGGCCACTCGGGTAATCACCCAGCGAACCATGGGAATGTACGGTCGGCCCAATGATTACGGCGCCATGATGGCGCTGGGATTCCTTTCGACCATCGACCGAATCGAGGCCGAGAACCCGGAATTCGCTCAGAACATCCGCGACTTCGTCAGACTCTCGGGCGACCTGAACCTGCTCAGCACCGACCTCATCGCCGATCCGCAATCCGACAAGCGCATCCCCCGCAATGAACGGCCTTCTCAACTCAGGATCGTCGAGGACAAGCCCGAGGGAATCGTGCTCTCCGGAGCCAAGGTCGCCGGCAGTATCGGTTCGCTCACTCACTTCTTCACGCTGTCGACCACACTCGGCGAAGGCGTGGGCCCCGAGGCTGCGATCTGGGCCGCGATCCCGGTGAACTCCCCCGGTCTTAGCCTGATCCTGCGCGAACCGACCGCCCGCATGAATACTCCGCGCAACGACCACCCGCTCGACAATGCGGGCGAGGAACTCGATCAGACCATCCTCTTCGACAAGGTCTTCGTGCCGCGCGAGTTCGTGTTCAGCAAGTACAACCTGGATCTACTCACCCTCTACTACGAATCCTGCGCCTACTCACTTTGGTCGATCATGACGCGCCTGGCCTTCCGGGCCGAGATGTTCACGGGCGTCGCACAGGTCATCACCGAGATCCTGGGCACCGACAAGATTCCCGGCGTACAGGCCGCGGTGGCAGACATCACCCTCTACGCGCAGACCCTCAAGGCCTACTCGCTGGCGACGATCCACGAGTCCGTCGAATGGTGCGGCCTGCAGGTGCCCAATCCTGAGCTGACGACTGCAGGGCGCCTGTACTCGATCGAGAACTACCCCCGGATCACCTACCTCCTTCGCGATCTCTGCGGCCAGGCCCTGATTGCTCGCTGGCCGGAGAAGGTGTGGGACCACCCCGAGTTCGGCCCGCGGATGAACGAGTTCTTCCCTGGCACCGGCGTCACCGCGCGGGAGAAGAACACCTTCTTCAACTTCGTCTGGGACCTGGTCTCCGGTGCGCATGCCGGTCGAGTCGACCTGTTCGAGAATGTGAACGCCACCCCTCCCGCTTTCGTGCGACACCTGGTGTACAGCAAGACCGACCGCTCGGCTGCGGCACGCCGCGTTCGCGACTACGTGGGGATCGAATGATGACCGTTCACCTCGCCCGGTCCACTCAGCTCACGCGCTCGACAGTGCCGGCTATGGCACAGGAGGCAGCCGTACCCGGACAGATCCTGGGGGCGGAGTCGTTCCGAGCCTCGATGAGCAAGCTCACAACGGGAGTAGTCCTGGTCACCGCGCTGATCGACGACAGGCCCTGGGGTGTCACCCTCAGTTCGGTCTCCTCGTTCTCCGCCGATCCCGCGCGCCTGTCACTGTCGGTGACACACCGAAGTGCGCTCGGGCAACATCTGAGCCGTCACCACGCGGCTTTCGGCGTCTCGATCCTGACCGACAAGCTCGCTCCGCTCGCCCAGCAATTGGCGACCCCGGGCAAGCCGAAGTTCATCCCCGCACCGTATCTGGCCGAGGACGGCCCGACCACGCCACCGACGATCCAGGGTGCGATGGACAACCTGCACTGCCGCGTCGCCCACGTCGTCCAGGCACTCGACCACATTCTGGTGATCGCCGACGTCGTCGCCTCCGTGGTCGGCTCCGAAGTCGCTCACGCGCGTCCCTTGGCGTACTTCGACCGCAGCTTCGGCTCGTTCGCACCCAGCACCACAGAAGGAGATCAGCAACAATGACGTCCCTCGACCACGAGCGCCGCCAGCAGGCACCCACGCTCGGCACCGAACTGTTGACCAACCGGAAGAGAATCGTCGATCTGACACGGCCTCTCTACGAAGGGATGCCGATGTGGTTCGGGCATCAGCGCACCTTTACACCGGTCAACCAGACCCACGAACAGTTCAAGGAGCTTTACGGCACCGAGGACGGTTTCTACGCGCGAAACCTCGTGATCAGTGAGCACGCCGGTACCCATACCGACGCCACGATCGAATACGACCCTGACGGGTGCACCATCGACAACACCCCGCTGAGCTACTACTACGGTTCGGCGGTCTGTTTGGACCTGTCACACGTGACATTCCGCTCTCCTGACCCGGACCGCACAGGTTATGCCGGCCCCACAGACATTCAGAAGGCCGAGGAGAAGCTCGCCGCACAGGGCCAGCACATTCAACCCGGTGACATCGTTCTGGCCTGGTTCGACTACGGCGACCGCTGGTTTCCAGAACGCAAGTACATCGACGAGAATCCCGGATTCTCGTGGGAGGGTGCCGAGTATCTCGCCACAAAGGGGGTGGTAAACATCGGCACCGATTGCAACGCCATCGACAACAGTCTCGACAGCACCTTCGCGGGGCACATGGTGTGCAAGAAGTACGGCATAGTCAACACCGAGCATCTGGCGAACCTGGGCGAGTTGGCGAGCACCCGATTCGACTTCTACGGCCTGCCACTGAACATCCGGGGCGGCACCGGGTCGCCGATCCGGGCGATCGCGGTTCTCGACTGAGTCGATGACGCCGTCACCCGCGCAATCGTCACCGGCCTCAGAACGTGGGCGGTGTGTTGACCCAGACCACGCGTGCGGTGACGGCGCCTCGATTCGTGTAGCTGTGCGGCCGCGTACTGGCGAAGGTCATCGAATCGCCGGTCCCGAGCACAACTCTTTCGATGCCGTCGAGAACCAACTCGATCTCCCCTTCGATCACCGTGAGGAACTCTTCTCCGGCGTGACTCATCGGGGCCCCGCTGCCGCGGCCGGGTTCCACCGTGACCAGCTGCGACTGCAGGACGGTCGACGCGTCGTACAGGTTCTCGATCACCACCCCGGGCGCGCCCAGCGGAAGTGTGGTCCGCCGGTCGGCACGCACTACCGAGCCGTTGCCGCCGACCGTCATGCCCAGCAGGTCCGGTGTCGTGGTACCCAGCGCATGCGCGATCTGCGTGATTCGTCCAATGCTCGGCGTACTGACGCCACGTTCGAAGGCACTCAGCGCAGAGGGACTCACACCGATGCGCCGAGACAGTTCACGCAGGCTCATTCGTTGCCGACTCCGCAACTCCCGGACCCGGGCACCCAGCGCCGCCGAATCCTCGTGATCGACGGCATCCTCGCGTTCGGGCTCGCCAAGTGCCTGCCGGACCCCGACGATGGTCATCGACTTGGTCGCAAGGAGCCGACGGATCCGCTCGAGTCGCCGGACATCCTCCATCGTGTACAGGCGCTGACCTGACGCCGTTCGCCGGGGAGCGATCAACCGCTCGTTCTCCCACTGACGCAGCCGCGACACCGACACGCCGACGATACGTGCGGCCTGCCCGATCTTGAGTAAGACCGACGATCGCGCGTCGAGAGGATCTGTCTCGGGCACCGCACCGTCACCCACAGTCATCTCGAATCTCATTCACGGAAGGAACACCATGACATTCACGAGCGTCGATCATATCGTTCTGGCATGTCCCGACCTAGAGCGCGCAGAACGCGTGTTCACCGACCGGCTCGGTGCGGCATGCCGGGGCGGAGGCTCACATGACGGCATCGGCACTCGCAACCGGATACTGCCCCTCGGCGAGAGCTACCTGGAGTTCGTCACCATCGACGATTCAGCCGCCGCTCAGCAACACCCGTTCGGCCGGCTGGTGCTCGACGCGATCGACCGGAAGGCACTGTTCGCGGGGTGGGTCACCGCCGGTGAGGTGCGCGGCGACGACCGCGCCCGGGTACAGCGCGCCGGGGTCTCGGTGTACTTGGAGGGTTGTCTGCGGGCCATCGACCGTCCAGACCTGCCGATCCGCCTCGCCCGGCCGGCCGAACAGGCCTTCCCCGGAGACACGCCTGCGCCACGAGCCCTGGTCGAGTTGGAAGTCCGCGGGCCCAGCGACCCGGAACCGGGCAATGGACCGACGCGCATCGTCCACCGTCGTACGGCACAGTCCGAGATCCGGTCGTGCACGATACTGAACCACGCGGGCGACCGAGTGACGATCGACCAGACGTGGGCAGTCCGATGAAGAGCATCGACATCGTCACCCTTCGTCACGAACTGCACCAGATCCCCGAAGTCGGCCTCCACCTGCCGATCACCCAGCGCTACCTGCTCGCGGTCCTGGACTCCGAGGGAATCGACTACCTCACCGGCGAATCCATGACGTCGGTCACGATCGTGATCCGCGGCGGTGCCGCGGACCGCCGGGCCACAGTGCCCACCGTGCTGGTGCGGTCTGACATGGACGCCCTGCCCGTCGCGGAAGAGACCAATCTTCCTTGGGCGTCCACCAACGGTGCCATGCATGCGTGCGGGCACGACGCCCACATGGCGATCGTGCTCGCCGCCACCGTCGCCACCCATCGTGCCCGTGCAACCCTGCAGGGCGACGCGATCTTCTTCTTTCAGCCCGGTGAAGAGGGCCACGGAGGAGCCCAGCTGGCCCTCGCCGAGGGTCTGCTGGACGTCGCGGGAACCAGACCGATCGCCGCACTCGGCCTCCACGTCCTCTCGAATCTACTCGATGCCGGCCAACTAGCCGGCCGTCCGGGACCGATCCTCTCCGGATCGACTCTGGTCGACGTCAACGTCTCCGGTCGCGGCGGGCACGGCTCGACGCCGCATCTCACGGCCAGCCCGTTGGCGGCCGCGGCGGCCATGGTCGGCGCCGTGGGTGCTGTCAGCGCGCACTCGGTCTCGATGTTCGAACCCGCGACGGTCGGATTCGGCGCTCTGCGCTCGGGCGAGGCCCGGAACGTGGTTCCCGATCACGCCGTGCTCCAAGGCGTGATCCGCACGTTCGACACCGACACCGACAGCCACCTGCGGCAGTGCCTGGAACGCACGGTCAACGGAATCGCGATGGCGCACGACGTCGAAGCCACGGTGACCTACGCTCAGGACACCGTTCCGACCGAAAGCGACCCCCGGGAGTTCGCTCTGCTGAGAGGCATCGCGCGCGGTCGCGGTATCCAGCTCACCGAACTGCCGCAGCCCATCGCCATCTCCGAGGACTTCTCCTGGATTCTCCGGGCAGTACCGGGAGTCTTCGTCCTGATCGGCGCCGGACGGAGTGACTCCCCGGAGTCCAACCACTCGCCGCGCGCAACATTCTCCGACGACGTGCTGGCGCCTTCCGCCGATCTCGTGATCGCTTGGGTGCAGGACCGTCTCGCCGCGGGTGCGCAAAAGCCGTGACGGACCGGTGATCGGCTGACGGGGACTCACCCCGATACGCTGCGGCCGCCCCGGTGCCTGCCGGGACGGCCGTCTCCGTCGCACCGCGATACCTGCCGGCGCGGTGCCGCTTCGGCGGCGTCACCGAGTCCGTTGGCGATACATCCACACCCCGAGGATCACCAGCCACAGCGGCAGCACGAGCGCGAGCATGGCCCACTGCTTCTGCCCCACCATCATGGCGGCGGCGATGACCATCAGCACGCTGCTGAAGACCATCACGAACTTCGGATTCACCCCTGACGCCCGTCCGGCTGCGACACGGCGAGGTCAGGCGCCGACGAGCTTGCCGGCGAGGTACTCCACCACGCCGGACAGCGGGATGCGCTCCTGCGCCATGGTGTCGCGCTCGCGGATGGTGACGGCGTCGTCGTCGAGCGTGTCGAAGTCGACGGTCACGCAGAACGGCGTGCCGATCTCGTCCTGGCGCCGGTAGCGCTTGCCGATGCCCTGGGCGTCGTCGAAGTCGATGGTCCAGTACTTGCGCAGTTCGTCGGCGAGGCCGCGGGCCTTCGGCGACAGCTTCTCGTTGCGCGAGAGCGGCAACACGGCCGCCTTGACCGGGGCGAGGCGGCGATCGAGCTTCAGGACGGTGCGGGTGTCGGTGCCGCCCTTGGCGTTCGGCACCTCCTCCTCGGTGTAGGCATCGCAGAGGAAGGCCATCATCGAACGGCCGAGGCCGGCGGCGGGCTCGATGACGTACGGCGTGTACTTCTCGCCGGTCGCCTGCTCGAAGTAGACCAGGTCCTCGCCGGAGGCCTTGCTGTGCGTGGAGAGGTCGTAGTCGGTGCGGTTGGCGATGCCCTCCAGCTCACCCCACGGATTCCCGGAGAAGCCGAACCGGTACTCGATGTCGGTGGTGCCCTTGGAGTAGTGCGACAGCTTCTCCAGCGGATGCACGAACAGGCGCAGGTTCTCCGGGTCGATGCCCAGATCGGTGTACCAGTCCATCCGCGTCGAGATCCAGTACTCGTGCCACTCGTCGTCGTCGCCCGGCTTGACGAAGAACTCCATCTCCATCTGCTCGAACTCACGAGTGCGGAAGATGAAGTTGCCGGGTGTGATCTCGTTGCGGAAGCTCTTGCCGATCTGCGCGATGCCGAACGGCGGCTTCTTGCGCGCGGTGGTCATCACGTTCTTGAAATTGATGAAGATGCCCTGCGCGGTCTCCGGGCGCAGGTAGTGCAGCCCCTCCTCGTCGACGACAGGTCCGAGGAACGTCTTGAGCAGCCCGGAGAACTCCCGCGGCTCGGTCCACTGCCCCCGCGTCCCGCAGTCCGGGCAGACCACCTCGCTCATCGGCACCTCATCCGGGTCGGCGATGCCCTTCTTCTCCGCGTACGCCTCCTGGAGATGGTCCTGCCGGTGGCGCTTGTGGCAGTTGGTGCACTCGACCAGCGGGTCGGTGAACACGTCCACGTGCCCGGATGCCTCCCAGACCTGCCGCGGAAGGATCACCGAGGAGTCCAGGCCCACCACGTCGTCGCGCGAGGTGACCATGCTGCGCCACCACTGGTCCTTGATGTTGTTCTTCAGCTCGACGCCCAGCGGCCCGTAGTCCCACGCCGACCGCGTTCCGCCGTAGATCTCACCGCACGGGTACACCAGGCCCCGCCGCTTGGCGAGGTTGACGACGGCTTCGACTTTGGACTGCACGGCCACGGCTGACTGATCTCCAGGATTGAGGACGGGACTCGCTGCGCGCGCGTCGTCTTGAGAACACGCACCAGCGCTCTACAGGGTATCTCCCCGCACGCATGAAGATGGTCCCGGCCGTCTTGCCGCGCCGCACCGTCCGTCCGCGGCTCTCCCCGGCGCCGCGCACCACCGGCAACTCATGCGCAAATAGCCAAATGGCAACCACTGCTAATAAGATGGAGTAACCGTCCGGAAGGAACCCCGAATGACCCACCCCGATGTCGCCCCCGCGCGCCCCAGCGCCGCCGACACCGCGGCCGCGAGCGACCTCCTGCGAGCCCTGGCCGCGCCCGCCCGCGTCGCGATCGTGCTGTCCCTGAAGGAGCGCGCGATGTGCGTGCACGAGCTCGTCGATGCGCTGCATCTCAACCAGCCCCAAGTGAGCCAGCACCTCAAAGTGCTCAAGAACTCCGGTGTCGTGGCAGGCAACCGCCGCGGCCGCGAGGTGGAGTACACCCTGGTCGACGATCACATCGCCCACATCGTCACCGACGCCCTCACGCACGCGACCGAAGGGCGTCACCCATGACTCGCACCAAGCCGGTCACCGGCCAGCGCACGACGCGGCAGCGCTCGGCGATCGCCGACCTGCTCACCCGGACCGACGACTTCCTCTCCGCCCAGCAGCTGCACGACCAACTCGTCGCCCGCGGCGACTCGATCGGTCTCACCACCGTCTACCGCAACCTGCAGGCCCTCGTCGACGCCGGCCAGGTCGACGCCATCTGGGACGGCTCCGGCGAGACCCGCTACCGGCACTGCTCGGCCGAACACCACCACCATCTCGTCTGTCGCGACTGCGGCACCACCGTCGAGATCCAGGCCGATCCGGTCGAGAAGTGGGCGGCCACCGTCGCTCGCACCCACGGTTTCCAGGACATCTCGCACACGGTCGAGATCTTCGGCACCTGCACCGACTGCGTCTCCGCCGCGGAGTGACCTCAAGCGTCAACCCGTAGTTGACGATTCCACCCTCGTCAACTTAGTGTTGACGCATGCCGGAGAACACACCCCTCAGCCCACCCGTCCGTCTCGACGATCTGATCGACGCCATAAAGAAGGTGCACGACGACCCCCTCGAGCAGCTCACCGACGCCATGCTGGCCGCCGACCACCTCGGCGACGTCGCCGATCACCTGATCGGACACTTCGTCGACAACGCCCGTCGCACCGGCGCCTCGTGGACCGAGATCGGCGCCAGCATGGGCGTCACCAAACAGGCCGCGCAGAAGCGTTTCACGCCGAAGGATCCGGGCACCGCCTCCGATCTGGATCCCAACCAGGGCTTCAACGCCTTCACTCCCCGGGCTCGCAACGTCGCGGCCGCCGCCCACAACGCCGCCAAGGCCAACGGAAACGACGAGGTGACGCCGGTGCACCTCGCCCTCGGCATTCTCGACGATCCCGAATCGCTCGCCGTCGTGCTCCTCTCACAGGGCGGCCTCGCACCCGACGAGCTCCGCACCGCGCTGCAGGGCGCACTGCCCGCCCCGGCCGCAGAAGTCCCCGAGCTGATCCCCTACGACACCGCCGCGCGCAAGGCGCTGGAACTGACCTTCCGGCAGGCGCTGCGCCTGTGCCACAACTACATCGGCACCGAGCACATCCTGCTCGCGCTGCTCGACGCCGAGAGCGGTTCGGGTCCCCTCACCGCCGCCGGCGTGGACGCCGCCGATATCGAAACTCGCCTCGTCGAGCTCCTGGCGAGCATGCGGCCGGACGCCGAGCAGTGACTACTCCGCCGCGGTGACGGTCACCGTGAACCGAATGGGCTCCGTGTCGGCGTCCTCGCTGGTCATCGTCACGGCGGTGGTGCCGGGCGCCACCGCCGTGACGCCGGGGTTGAATCGGACGCCGCCCTCGTCCCGTCCCCGCTCGAACTTGGCGACGCGCCGATCCGCCACCTCACCGCGGTAGCTCTGCACCGGCACGTCCCCGGTGTCGATGTTGAGCACTCGGCCGACCGTGAGCTCCACTGTGGTTCCCCGCAACTCGTCCGCGCTCCGCGTCACCGGCCCGACCATCTCCACGCTCGACTCAGCCGCGCCGGAACGGCCGGCATCCGGATATCCGCTGTCGGTGGAACCTCCGCACGCGACCGTCCCCGTCATGAGCACCGCCGCACAGATTCCTGCTGCGATCCGCTGCCGCTTCCTCATCGTCCGCTTCCTCTCGATCCCGCCCCGCCGTCGCCGGCGACGGGACGCGGGCGCAACGCCGCTGAGACTACTCCCCGGTGACCTCTCGCGGAGACGGACGACCGCGGGGCTCCGAGTTGACGGTGCCCGGCACCATCAACTCGTTCACGCACCCTCAGCTGAGGGTGCCATTCGGAGAGCACGGTGCCCGGCACCCGTACCTCGGTCGGTTCCCGCCCCTCGTCGTCACGGTGGTCACCGGGGATCCGAGCCGCAGGGCGGTGCCGCCTCCGGCAGCGTCTTCTCGAAGAAGTGGGTGGCGTAGGGGTTGTTGTTGTAGCGGTCGACCTGCGAGTAGCCGGCGCGACCGTAC harbors:
- a CDS encoding VOC family protein, translated to MTFTSVDHIVLACPDLERAERVFTDRLGAACRGGGSHDGIGTRNRILPLGESYLEFVTIDDSAAAQQHPFGRLVLDAIDRKALFAGWVTAGEVRGDDRARVQRAGVSVYLEGCLRAIDRPDLPIRLARPAEQAFPGDTPAPRALVELEVRGPSDPEPGNGPTRIVHRRTAQSEIRSCTILNHAGDRVTIDQTWAVR
- a CDS encoding M20 metallopeptidase family protein; this translates as MKSIDIVTLRHELHQIPEVGLHLPITQRYLLAVLDSEGIDYLTGESMTSVTIVIRGGAADRRATVPTVLVRSDMDALPVAEETNLPWASTNGAMHACGHDAHMAIVLAATVATHRARATLQGDAIFFFQPGEEGHGGAQLALAEGLLDVAGTRPIAALGLHVLSNLLDAGQLAGRPGPILSGSTLVDVNVSGRGGHGSTPHLTASPLAAAAAMVGAVGAVSAHSVSMFEPATVGFGALRSGEARNVVPDHAVLQGVIRTFDTDTDSHLRQCLERTVNGIAMAHDVEATVTYAQDTVPTESDPREFALLRGIARGRGIQLTELPQPIAISEDFSWILRAVPGVFVLIGAGRSDSPESNHSPRATFSDDVLAPSADLVIAWVQDRLAAGAQKP
- a CDS encoding glycine--tRNA ligase, producing the protein MAVQSKVEAVVNLAKRRGLVYPCGEIYGGTRSAWDYGPLGVELKNNIKDQWWRSMVTSRDDVVGLDSSVILPRQVWEASGHVDVFTDPLVECTNCHKRHRQDHLQEAYAEKKGIADPDEVPMSEVVCPDCGTRGQWTEPREFSGLLKTFLGPVVDEEGLHYLRPETAQGIFINFKNVMTTARKKPPFGIAQIGKSFRNEITPGNFIFRTREFEQMEMEFFVKPGDDDEWHEYWISTRMDWYTDLGIDPENLRLFVHPLEKLSHYSKGTTDIEYRFGFSGNPWGELEGIANRTDYDLSTHSKASGEDLVYFEQATGEKYTPYVIEPAAGLGRSMMAFLCDAYTEEEVPNAKGGTDTRTVLKLDRRLAPVKAAVLPLSRNEKLSPKARGLADELRKYWTIDFDDAQGIGKRYRRQDEIGTPFCVTVDFDTLDDDAVTIRERDTMAQERIPLSGVVEYLAGKLVGA
- a CDS encoding ArsR/SmtB family transcription factor, giving the protein MTHPDVAPARPSAADTAAASDLLRALAAPARVAIVLSLKERAMCVHELVDALHLNQPQVSQHLKVLKNSGVVAGNRRGREVEYTLVDDHIAHIVTDALTHATEGRHP
- a CDS encoding Fur family transcriptional regulator; this encodes MTRTKPVTGQRTTRQRSAIADLLTRTDDFLSAQQLHDQLVARGDSIGLTTVYRNLQALVDAGQVDAIWDGSGETRYRHCSAEHHHHLVCRDCGTTVEIQADPVEKWAATVARTHGFQDISHTVEIFGTCTDCVSAAE
- a CDS encoding Clp protease N-terminal domain-containing protein, with amino-acid sequence MPENTPLSPPVRLDDLIDAIKKVHDDPLEQLTDAMLAADHLGDVADHLIGHFVDNARRTGASWTEIGASMGVTKQAAQKRFTPKDPGTASDLDPNQGFNAFTPRARNVAAAAHNAAKANGNDEVTPVHLALGILDDPESLAVVLLSQGGLAPDELRTALQGALPAPAAEVPELIPYDTAARKALELTFRQALRLCHNYIGTEHILLALLDAESGSGPLTAAGVDAADIETRLVELLASMRPDAEQ